One Luoshenia tenuis genomic region harbors:
- a CDS encoding bifunctional metallophosphatase/5'-nucleotidase: MKKKLLSLLLSISMLLSLSGFALAAPEEGNAQTTVKIVHTNDLHGYYTATSRGQIGFSALKAVIDREQPALVLDAGDTFHGQAFATVEKGASIAQLMAAVGYDATTPGNHDWRYGKDQLKALGQGRSFKILAANVVTDSASAFFDAPYLVKDVVASDNTPLRIGVFGVIDDAFYTSTPPAHVAGLQFLPEADKANEIAQILRDVENCDIVIALTHQADLPGFVSALHGVDAVIAGHEHLLIDTVYPDADGREVPVVEAGYYFQNIGVLTLAFDPASGRVNASATTARFLSASDVAGLSDPAIDQTISSIVELQEPLLNREIGQSTRALPYSWEELRVSEQAIGRLVTNAYRNATGADVAIENAGGIRAGLPEGQIVYKDMISISPYGNTLVVRQLTGQQLLNVLEHAIDIGIQCDAVYTLQKQAVANGEDPYQYAWPENSGSYLQFSGISATYDVTRPAGSRVVQAQIGGAPLDPVRTYSVATNSYVIADAEYPDIVSAPTQYEISTCEEALIKFIQTGDFEKGLDVPGLVALVPEPAQPTPSATVTPAPTESAQASPAPSGTASPSAAPTAQPSPAPTGVSSPDTGDDAQTYPLLALMLAALVAANIVLAIRQHTRAKEDTRR, encoded by the coding sequence ATGAAAAAAAAGCTGCTATCTTTGCTGCTGTCGATCAGTATGTTACTTTCCCTCTCCGGCTTTGCACTCGCCGCGCCTGAGGAGGGGAACGCGCAAACCACCGTCAAGATCGTGCACACCAACGACCTGCACGGTTACTATACGGCCACCAGCCGCGGACAGATCGGTTTTTCCGCGCTCAAGGCCGTGATCGACCGGGAACAGCCCGCCCTGGTGTTGGACGCGGGGGATACCTTCCACGGGCAGGCCTTTGCCACCGTGGAAAAGGGGGCTTCCATCGCTCAGCTGATGGCTGCCGTGGGGTATGACGCCACGACGCCCGGCAACCACGATTGGCGCTATGGCAAAGACCAGCTCAAGGCCCTGGGACAGGGGCGAAGCTTTAAGATACTGGCCGCTAATGTGGTAACGGACAGCGCCAGCGCCTTTTTTGATGCGCCCTATCTGGTCAAAGACGTGGTAGCCAGCGACAACACCCCGCTGCGGATAGGGGTTTTCGGGGTGATCGACGATGCGTTTTACACCTCCACCCCGCCGGCCCATGTCGCCGGGCTCCAGTTTCTGCCCGAGGCGGATAAGGCCAACGAGATCGCCCAGATTCTGCGGGATGTGGAAAACTGCGATATCGTGATCGCCTTAACCCATCAGGCGGATCTGCCCGGCTTTGTCTCCGCCCTGCACGGGGTGGACGCGGTAATCGCCGGGCACGAGCATCTGCTCATCGATACGGTCTATCCGGATGCCGACGGCCGAGAGGTGCCCGTGGTGGAGGCCGGGTACTATTTTCAAAACATCGGCGTATTGACCCTGGCGTTTGACCCCGCTTCCGGCCGGGTAAATGCCAGCGCTACCACCGCGCGCTTTTTATCCGCCAGCGATGTAGCCGGCCTGTCGGATCCGGCGATCGATCAAACCATTTCTTCAATCGTAGAGCTACAAGAGCCGCTGCTGAATCGGGAAATCGGTCAAAGCACCCGCGCCCTCCCCTATTCCTGGGAGGAACTTCGGGTGAGCGAGCAGGCCATCGGCCGCTTGGTCACCAACGCTTACCGCAACGCTACCGGGGCCGACGTGGCCATCGAAAACGCCGGCGGCATCCGCGCGGGCCTTCCGGAGGGGCAGATCGTCTATAAGGATATGATCAGCATCTCGCCTTACGGAAATACCCTGGTCGTGCGGCAGCTGACCGGGCAGCAGCTTCTAAACGTGCTGGAACACGCCATCGATATCGGCATCCAGTGCGATGCGGTTTACACGCTCCAAAAACAGGCCGTCGCCAATGGGGAGGATCCCTATCAATACGCCTGGCCGGAAAACAGCGGTAGTTATCTACAATTTAGCGGCATCAGCGCCACTTACGATGTGACCCGCCCGGCCGGCAGCCGGGTCGTGCAGGCCCAGATCGGCGGCGCGCCGCTGGACCCGGTGCGCACCTACTCGGTCGCCACGAACAGCTACGTCATTGCGGATGCGGAATATCCGGACATCGTATCGGCGCCCACCCAATACGAAATCTCCACCTGCGAGGAAGCGCTGATCAAATTCATCCAGACCGGCGATTTTGAAAAGGGACTTGACGTCCCCGGCCTGGTCGCCCTGGTTCCAGAGCCGGCGCAGCCCACCCCCAGCGCAACGGTAACGCCCGCCCCCACGGAGAGCGCGCAGGCCTCTCCCGCACCCTCCGGCACAGCATCCCCCAGCGCAGCGCCCACCGCCCAGCCGTCGCCCGCGCCCACTGGCGTTTCCAGTCCGGATACCGGGGACGATGCGCAAACCTATCCCCTGCTGGCCTTGATGCTGGCCGCATTGGTAGCCGCCAACATCGTATTGGCGATCCGCCAGCACACCCGCGCCAAAGAAGATACCCGGCGGTAA
- a CDS encoding inositol monophosphatase family protein, protein MDKEARIIALIAQAGRAMVEFEKDFDVIEKGGSQNYVTTVDLRVQRMIAQALEEICPEGILIAEEEGLGKARTAPCFFVLDPIDGTSNLMHGMKHSAISLSMHEAGRYALAIVYDPYLEEMFVANRKGAFLNGAPIRVSSRPLTDALIGFGTNPYDRTRSHENFAALEALFYHCHEIRRSGSAALDLAYVACGRLDGMFEQNLQAWDFSAGRFLVEQAGGRVTDYALNSPDPTCETSLIASNGLIHEQMHGLITGGRNGN, encoded by the coding sequence ATGGATAAAGAGGCGCGCATCATCGCGCTGATCGCCCAGGCGGGCAGGGCGATGGTGGAGTTTGAAAAGGATTTTGACGTCATTGAAAAGGGTGGCAGCCAGAATTACGTGACCACGGTGGACCTGCGTGTTCAGCGGATGATCGCCCAGGCGCTGGAGGAGATATGCCCGGAGGGGATATTGATCGCCGAGGAGGAAGGGCTTGGAAAGGCCCGGACAGCGCCCTGCTTTTTCGTGCTGGACCCCATCGACGGGACCAGTAACCTGATGCATGGCATGAAGCACAGCGCCATCTCCCTTTCCATGCACGAGGCGGGGCGCTATGCCCTGGCCATCGTCTACGATCCTTATTTAGAGGAAATGTTCGTAGCCAACCGCAAGGGCGCGTTTTTAAATGGCGCGCCCATCCGTGTATCGTCCCGTCCGCTGACGGATGCGCTGATCGGCTTTGGGACTAACCCCTACGACCGGACCCGCTCCCACGAAAACTTTGCGGCGCTGGAGGCGCTGTTTTACCATTGCCATGAGATCAGGCGTTCGGGCTCGGCGGCACTGGACCTGGCCTATGTGGCCTGCGGCAGGCTGGATGGAATGTTTGAACAGAATCTGCAGGCCTGGGATTTTTCGGCCGGCCGCTTTCTCGTAGAGCAGGCTGGCGGCAGGGTGACGGACTATGCCTTAAATAGCCCCGACCCGACATGCGAGACCTCGCTGATCGCCTCTAACGGCCTGATCCATGAGCAGATGCACGGATTGATCACAGGAGGGCGAAATGGAAATTGA